One region of Chloroflexota bacterium genomic DNA includes:
- the rsmI gene encoding 16S rRNA (cytidine(1402)-2'-O)-methyltransferase: MTALYIVATPIGNLEDVSLRALRLLKQVNLIAAEDTRTARKLLNAYDIKTPLTSYHEHNKRAKLGYLLDCLKEKDVALVSEAGMPGLSDPGYELIATAIEHGIPVVPVPGASAVITALVVSGLPANQFLYLGFLPRRKGARRRLFKSLADEPWTLVAFEAPHRLLETLSDALGVFGNRKVAVCRELTKVYEEVFRGILSQAIEHFGQPRGEFTVVIEGKARQEPEISQQVEKELRKLYEQGAGAKEAVARLSEASGVSKKKLYQAWLKATKGD, encoded by the coding sequence CAGGTAAATTTGATTGCTGCTGAAGATACGCGTACCGCACGCAAGCTGCTTAACGCATATGATATAAAGACGCCGCTGACCAGCTATCACGAGCATAATAAGCGTGCTAAGCTTGGTTATCTCTTGGACTGCCTTAAGGAAAAGGATGTGGCTTTGGTCTCCGAAGCGGGAATGCCGGGATTGAGCGATCCTGGCTATGAGCTTATTGCCACAGCTATTGAGCACGGGATTCCTGTGGTGCCTGTTCCTGGTGCCTCGGCGGTAATTACGGCTCTGGTGGTTTCCGGGCTGCCGGCTAATCAGTTTCTATACCTCGGCTTTTTGCCCCGTCGCAAGGGAGCCAGGCGGCGCCTTTTCAAGTCCTTGGCCGATGAACCGTGGACTTTGGTTGCTTTTGAAGCGCCGCATCGTCTTTTGGAGACATTGAGCGATGCTCTGGGGGTCTTTGGGAATAGGAAAGTGGCTGTCTGCCGTGAGCTTACTAAGGTTTATGAGGAAGTGTTCAGGGGTATATTGAGCCAGGCGATAGAGCATTTTGGCCAGCCCAGGGGTGAGTTTACAGTGGTCATCGAGGGTAAAGCAAGACAGGAACCTGAGATCAGCCAGCAAGTTGAAAAGGAACTCCGTAAGCTTTATGAGCAGGGAGCTGGTGCTAAGGAGGCAGTAGCCCGGCTGTCTGAGGCCAGCGGTGTATCGAAAAAGAAACTTTATCAAGCGTGGTTAAAGGCGACTAAAGGAGATTGA